A part of Natator depressus isolate rNatDep1 chromosome 18, rNatDep2.hap1, whole genome shotgun sequence genomic DNA contains:
- the ERRFI1 gene encoding ERBB receptor feedback inhibitor 1 isoform X1 → MTCMTKMCPSYELLLRFVNDTWWQGNESCRIPGKNCGFLKFGDIAEQGTMSTAGVAAQEMRGPLKTGFLHNGQGIGSLKTCWTGHNGFEKTFFNMDPITMTYNLNPSGQQHCTSVGHISNPVPTNGYCFTESCVRVPTQKSSPSSLSPKSEKLSSKHEDYLVPSFSKLSVTVGCVSEEMPPHTLTKSGPPQFSSASSNDRSSRPLPPLPISEDLSPDDVDREVEFLTSSDTDFLLDDYELPPFKSSAPSRRSFRGCGQINYAYFDAPAGPKTEDTNSANNLNGCTQTPCPPPQQLHRRLRRSHSGPAGSFNKPVVRLSSHLNRASPNSDEDKPEVPPRVPIPPRALKPDYRRWSAEVTSSAYSDEDRPPKVPPREPLSRSNSRTPSPKSLPLYLNGVMPPTQSFAPDPKYVSSKALQRQNSDGSANRVPCILPIIENGKKASSTHYYLLPERPSYLDKYEKFFREAEETSSSTEMKSWSGDCTTAAATAKQDSKARMDMVGHMKRKHLSYVVSP, encoded by the exons ATGACTTGTATGACAAAAATGTGCCCCTCCTATGAATTGCTTCTGAGATTCGTTAATGATACGTGGTGGCAAG GGAATGAAAGCTGCAGGATACCTGGCAAGAACTGTGGATTTCTAAAATTTGGAGACATTGCAGAGCAAGGCACAATGTCAACGGCAGGAGTTGCTGCTCAAGAAATGAGAGGTCCATTAAAAACTGGATTTCTCCATAATGGCCAAGGCATAGGGAGTCTGAAAACCTGCTGGACCGGCCACAATGGGTTTGAAAA gaCTTTCTTTAACATGGACCCTATAACAATGACATACAATCTGAATCCATCAGGACAGCAACATTGTACATCTGTTG GGCACATTTCAAACCCTGTACCAACAAATGGCTATTGCTTTACTGAAAGCTGTGTCAGGGTCCCAACTCAGAAATCCAGCCCATCTTCTCTTAGTCCCAAAAGTGAGAAGCTTAGTTCAAAGCATGAAGATTATCTTGTTCCTAGTTTCAGCAAACTGTCGGTAACTGTGGGCTGTGTTTCTGAGGAGATGCCTCCTCATACACTGACAAAGAGTGGACCACCTCAGTTTTCTTCTGCATCTTCCAATGACCGCAGCTCTAGGCCACTACCTCCACTGCCCATTTCTGAGGACCTCTCTCCAGATGATGTCGACAGAGAGGTGGAATTCTTAACAAGTTCAGACACTGACTTTTTGTTAGATGATTATGAACTTCCTCCTTTTAAATCCAGTGCTCCAAGTAGGCGGAGTTTTAGGGGTTGCGGACAGATCAATTATGCCTATTTTGATGCCCCAGCAGGACCAAAAACAGAAGATACCAACTCTGCAAATAACCTAAATGGATGTACACAAACCCCATGTCCTCCTCCACAACAGCTGCATCGGCGTTTACGAAGGTCTCATTCAGGGCCAGCTGGATCATTTAATAAACCAGTAGTGAGGCTATCTAGCCACTTAAATAGGGCTTCTCCTAATTCTGATGAAGACAAACCAGAGGTCCCCCCTAGGGTTCCCATACCTCCTAGGGCGCTCAAACCGGATTATAGAAGGTGGTCAGCAGAGGTCACTTCTAGCGCATACAGTGATGAAGACAGGCCTCCCAAAGTGCCCCCGAGAGAACCTTTATCACGGAGCAATTCCCGTACACCGAGCCCTAAAAGTCTGCCATTGTACCTCAATGGGGTCATGCCCCCCACACAGAGCTTTGCCCCTGATCCTAAATATGTCAGCAGCAAAGCTCTACAAAGACAAAACAGCGATGGATCTGCGAACAGGGTCCCTTGCATTCTTCCCATTATTGAAAATGGTAAGAAGGCCAGTTCAACACACTACTATCTGTTGCCTGAAAGGCCTTCATATCTGGACAAGTATGAGAAATTCTTCAGAGAAGCAGAAGAAACCAGCTCAAGCACAGAAATGAAGTCCTGGTCTGGTGACTGCACCACAGCTGCTGCCACAGCAAAGCAGGACTCAAAAGCTAGAATGGACATGGTTGGCCACATGAAACGGAAACACCTGTCTTATGTGGTTTCTCCATAG
- the ERRFI1 gene encoding ERBB receptor feedback inhibitor 1 isoform X2, whose product MSTAGVAAQEMRGPLKTGFLHNGQGIGSLKTCWTGHNGFEKTFFNMDPITMTYNLNPSGQQHCTSVGHISNPVPTNGYCFTESCVRVPTQKSSPSSLSPKSEKLSSKHEDYLVPSFSKLSVTVGCVSEEMPPHTLTKSGPPQFSSASSNDRSSRPLPPLPISEDLSPDDVDREVEFLTSSDTDFLLDDYELPPFKSSAPSRRSFRGCGQINYAYFDAPAGPKTEDTNSANNLNGCTQTPCPPPQQLHRRLRRSHSGPAGSFNKPVVRLSSHLNRASPNSDEDKPEVPPRVPIPPRALKPDYRRWSAEVTSSAYSDEDRPPKVPPREPLSRSNSRTPSPKSLPLYLNGVMPPTQSFAPDPKYVSSKALQRQNSDGSANRVPCILPIIENGKKASSTHYYLLPERPSYLDKYEKFFREAEETSSSTEMKSWSGDCTTAAATAKQDSKARMDMVGHMKRKHLSYVVSP is encoded by the exons ATGTCAACGGCAGGAGTTGCTGCTCAAGAAATGAGAGGTCCATTAAAAACTGGATTTCTCCATAATGGCCAAGGCATAGGGAGTCTGAAAACCTGCTGGACCGGCCACAATGGGTTTGAAAA gaCTTTCTTTAACATGGACCCTATAACAATGACATACAATCTGAATCCATCAGGACAGCAACATTGTACATCTGTTG GGCACATTTCAAACCCTGTACCAACAAATGGCTATTGCTTTACTGAAAGCTGTGTCAGGGTCCCAACTCAGAAATCCAGCCCATCTTCTCTTAGTCCCAAAAGTGAGAAGCTTAGTTCAAAGCATGAAGATTATCTTGTTCCTAGTTTCAGCAAACTGTCGGTAACTGTGGGCTGTGTTTCTGAGGAGATGCCTCCTCATACACTGACAAAGAGTGGACCACCTCAGTTTTCTTCTGCATCTTCCAATGACCGCAGCTCTAGGCCACTACCTCCACTGCCCATTTCTGAGGACCTCTCTCCAGATGATGTCGACAGAGAGGTGGAATTCTTAACAAGTTCAGACACTGACTTTTTGTTAGATGATTATGAACTTCCTCCTTTTAAATCCAGTGCTCCAAGTAGGCGGAGTTTTAGGGGTTGCGGACAGATCAATTATGCCTATTTTGATGCCCCAGCAGGACCAAAAACAGAAGATACCAACTCTGCAAATAACCTAAATGGATGTACACAAACCCCATGTCCTCCTCCACAACAGCTGCATCGGCGTTTACGAAGGTCTCATTCAGGGCCAGCTGGATCATTTAATAAACCAGTAGTGAGGCTATCTAGCCACTTAAATAGGGCTTCTCCTAATTCTGATGAAGACAAACCAGAGGTCCCCCCTAGGGTTCCCATACCTCCTAGGGCGCTCAAACCGGATTATAGAAGGTGGTCAGCAGAGGTCACTTCTAGCGCATACAGTGATGAAGACAGGCCTCCCAAAGTGCCCCCGAGAGAACCTTTATCACGGAGCAATTCCCGTACACCGAGCCCTAAAAGTCTGCCATTGTACCTCAATGGGGTCATGCCCCCCACACAGAGCTTTGCCCCTGATCCTAAATATGTCAGCAGCAAAGCTCTACAAAGACAAAACAGCGATGGATCTGCGAACAGGGTCCCTTGCATTCTTCCCATTATTGAAAATGGTAAGAAGGCCAGTTCAACACACTACTATCTGTTGCCTGAAAGGCCTTCATATCTGGACAAGTATGAGAAATTCTTCAGAGAAGCAGAAGAAACCAGCTCAAGCACAGAAATGAAGTCCTGGTCTGGTGACTGCACCACAGCTGCTGCCACAGCAAAGCAGGACTCAAAAGCTAGAATGGACATGGTTGGCCACATGAAACGGAAACACCTGTCTTATGTGGTTTCTCCATAG